From Gammaproteobacteria bacterium, the proteins below share one genomic window:
- a CDS encoding site-specific integrase codes for MASIKPHQSGGWRARIHYKGVSKSKVFRTKEAARQWAREIEAEIDKGVYTDRTSAERMTLGQALDRYVETVAVKKKGRGQYENRKQARIIKRHRIAKLPLANVRTPDVVEYRDDRLKEVKPNTVRLELALISHLFTVARRDWGMSFLVNPIVRGVRPSVKGSARDRRLEPGEEEFLLNGCREYGGDIHDIVVLALETAMRRGEIASLKWKNVNLGTKTIKLEDTKNGEQRFVPLSSRAIAILKGRAKVRDIHDDRVFKMSEDSITQAFCRVRDALGIKDLRFHDLRHEATSRLFEKGLNPMQVSAITGHKTLSMLKRYTHLKAEDLAELL; via the coding sequence ATGGCGAGCATCAAACCGCATCAGTCGGGCGGATGGCGTGCCCGTATCCACTATAAAGGCGTTTCAAAATCCAAGGTGTTTAGGACTAAGGAAGCCGCACGCCAATGGGCACGGGAGATCGAAGCGGAAATAGATAAAGGGGTTTATACCGACCGCACCTCTGCTGAACGGATGACGCTAGGCCAGGCTTTGGATCGCTATGTCGAAACTGTAGCGGTAAAGAAGAAAGGGCGCGGCCAGTATGAGAACCGCAAACAGGCCCGGATTATCAAACGCCACCGCATCGCAAAGCTACCCCTCGCCAATGTCCGAACTCCTGATGTCGTCGAATACCGGGATGACCGGCTGAAAGAGGTAAAACCCAATACCGTCCGCTTGGAACTTGCATTGATTTCCCACCTGTTCACCGTTGCCCGTCGCGATTGGGGGATGAGCTTCTTAGTGAACCCTATTGTTCGTGGTGTTCGGCCTAGCGTGAAAGGGTCAGCACGTGACCGGCGTCTGGAACCGGGTGAAGAGGAATTCCTGCTGAACGGGTGCCGGGAATACGGTGGGGATATCCATGATATCGTTGTCCTCGCTCTGGAAACCGCAATGCGCCGGGGGGAGATCGCCAGTCTTAAATGGAAGAACGTCAACCTCGGTACTAAAACCATTAAGTTAGAGGACACCAAGAACGGCGAACAACGGTTCGTCCCGCTGTCGTCACGGGCCATCGCTATCCTGAAAGGTAGGGCTAAAGTCCGGGATATCCACGATGACCGCGTGTTCAAGATGAGTGAGGATTCCATCACTCAGGCTTTCTGCCGAGTTCGTGATGCGCTAGGTATCAAAGATTTACGCTTCCACGATTTGAGGCACGAGGCCACGTCACGGCTGTTCGAGAAGGGATTGAACCCCATGCAGGTCAGCGCGATTACAGGGCACAAGACTCTATCTATGCTAAAAAGATACACGCACCTGAAAGCGGAAGACTTGGCCGAACTATTGG